In the genome of Populus nigra chromosome 19, ddPopNigr1.1, whole genome shotgun sequence, the window ttgtgtgtgtgtgtgtgtgtctatgtctatatatatatatatatatatatatattgaatggtCGAAAGTGGCCATCAAGGGCGTGCCCTAATTTGGTCCAATAGGGATGGTGGATTTGATTTGGGATCTAACTAAGGTGGAGGAGGGTGAGTAATTGAGCACCAAGATTGATTTTCCAGGGAGCAAACATGTGGATGAGTATAAGAACAGAAGGGGATCACAGAAATTGATTTCTCGAGGCAAAGATTAATTTATGGCATGTATTCAAACAAGATGAGATATTTTTTGAGAGAAACATGCTTAATGCTATGTTTAAGATTAATAACCTTTTTcgaatccccccccccccccccccaaaataataataataataaaaaaaaaaaaatctcttattctcatcataaaattattgaaaataagcAACTAGCACAAGAGACAAGAAAGCTTACAAGGGCCAAGGCAAGAAAAATCAccttctaataattaaataataagtgGCATCTCACTAGGGTTGCATTATACATCACCCAAAAGTCATAGGTCAATGTCATTGGTGTCCCAAGAATTCATTGTTTCCTAGAAGATGAATTGGAGGCTTCTTCTACTCACCACAAATTGCAAATTCAGAAATCAAAACGTAAGCAACCAGTTTACAGGAAATGGGAAGGagaaaattaacaacaaaatcaaatttaaaggacttaatctaaataatattttttgaaattaaattaaaactatattgGTTTCAGATATTGTTGGATACCACCAGATGATATGCCAATAATCCAATACCTTGTGGATTGAGAAACATTCTTTCATGGAATGTGAGATAATTCAATGATAAGATATGTCAAAGTcgatgaacaaattaaaaaatatatatatattatatatagttttagaaGAAATTATTTCCAGAGGGAATCTCTGGGATTCCACTCAACTCTAAAGGGCGTGAGGAGAATttcttagaaacaaaaaaaaaacaaaaaaacaaagagaaagcgGAATATACATTTCTCAATACAAGGATATAAACGAGCAAAAGAGGTCATATTCGTGGGAAGAGAGAGCGGCCCTTCTTCCTCAAGAACTCAGGAATCTCCACAGAGCCTCCTTCAGCGTAAGACGGACGTCTGTTTATTCCAAGAGGCACATCACCATGAGCACGCTGAGTCCCCTGCAATTTTTTCCAATCAAAAGGATATAAACAGATGTAAATCTTTCATAAAAGGATGGACCTTGAAGACATACCTTTCCTTCACCTTCGTTGCGGCGATTGAATCCAGTGGCAATCAGGGTTATGCTAACCTAAATGATGATAGAAAGACACATCTTTGAGCAATTAAAGTACAATAACTATATTAAGAGAAAGATATGGTATTATCAAGTGATCAAACTTAAAGCTCATGCGGCAAGGAACGATACTTGTAATAACCTTGCGTATCCAAACTAAACATCATAGAACTTCAGCTTCCAGAGTCTTGGAACAGAAGAAAGATCACATGCTAAATTAGTGATGTCAGATGCTGTGTTTGTTAATTACCATTTTAACAACTCGACTTGAATTTATTGTTTACTGATTGTCAATGTTTAACTTAAAGCAAAAGCATTATATCATCTGACATACGAAGGGAACAGGAATTGCTACACTATGGTTCTCCAGTAACCCAAAAGTTCATTAATATCACTAACTTGAAGGAAATTTAATCATTCATGCAATAAGATTAAAACTAGAAGttcaaaagggaaaacaaaaggaatataATAACTTTAGAAAGATTATATAATTGACATTCCTGAGAAATTAGAAGCCGCATATGTTGGGTTTCCTCGGTCCTTTATTGTTTGAAATCCCCTGCGTTATGCTTCATAAATTGATTGGTAAATTCACCTGATGAGTTATTCAGAAATTCATGTGCAATTCCATTCAGTTTTGACTGAGAAACATAGGTATATAACAGGGCATATATCCCACTAACGAAGTTTTGATGCAGAACAATCTTTGACAAAGAGTAACCAGCAGTTCACAGCCACTTTAAAGAAAAATGCTTTGCTAAGGTCAAAGTTGTGATGCTGCAAGGGTAATCAATCTATCTGTATTGTCCATTTCATCCTCGGAAATTTGacttttccctttcttcttattctgttttatttttatttttcttgaaaacgaATACTCTCCATATTACATGTTACCATAGCAATCACAAATAAACATGCTTTGCAGTTATTTCTCCGTTGCCAACTTACTTGACCAGTTAGTGATGGATCTATCACCGCTCCAAATATTAGGTTTGCAGTTGGATCCACGAGGTCATAGATAACCTCTGCAGCAGCATTCACCTTCAAGAAACATGACAAGAATTGAAGTCAAAAGTTAGTTTAAAAGCTATATAGCAACCAGTTATAGAGAAtaataaaactatgataataaccataTAATTGCAGTCATGAACAAGATTCAGAAATGAATAGAAATATCTTCTTACTGCAGAAAATTACACAGAGAATCACATGAGAGCCAAAAGCCATGAGGCTACATATTAACCCAATTcgttataattaaattattgccCAAATTCACGTAACATTAGCAAGTGTTTGGACACATGAGAGAGAGATCTTTGCATTGCGACCATTCTAAAAGCATATGAGCAAAGCACTGGAAAGCTTCTCATTTTCTTTGTCTATAActacaagaaataaaatttctttgtaTGTAGATCAAACATTGCCTCAGAATAAAACAACAGGGTATCATATGTGTAACAATTGTACAGTTAGTCATGCACATGTCTCTTCCAAAAGCTGTTCCAACTTCATGTCAAACAGTAGAAGTATTTTATCTATTAGGCAGTAGGGATGAGTGTTCACAGATAAACAAGTCATAGTTTTCTCAAAATTCTCAGCCTAGCTGGTCTGATAACTTGCTTGAATATTTTTCaagcaaataaaagaatgatGCAAGTGCCTATCTGAAGAATCAAAAACCAAGATTCAAGAGATACTTGTAAAAACTCCTCAATTTCTTTatctaataacaaaaataagggCATACAATAAAGAGTGAAAATATATCATGATGCTAATAAGCCATGCTCGTCTTTAAAACTAGCCACCAAGAAGTCCAGAAAATGTAAACTTCATGAGCATGATAGTTCTAAGGAATTTTACACCTGATGAAAATGTAAAGCTGAAAGAACAGCACTACCATTTCATGAGCTAACATGCCATGCATTAGAAGTAGCTTCGCAATTAATGCGTTTTTGTTTTACTTAAGAAATGATAACCTAAGAATTTAGTGCTCCAACTCCCCAAGTCCTAGACTCTAGACAGATGGCATGTTCCAACTGATATAGAAATTCCACAGAGTCCACTtgcaaaatcatgaatcatAGTAAATCTGAGTGGCAGGCCAAATCAACGATGCTTGCATTCCAGTGGGAACGATACTATCTATTATCAATACCCCTGAAAATATACTAATAAAATGTGCAGAAGATGCATAGTAATGGAATTGAGTTCAGCCATTATACTAGAGAGAGGGCTCACCTCAAACAAAGTTAAATCGGTTCCACCAGTTATATTCCACACAATCCCAGTAGCTCGTTCAATGCCAATATCCAACAAAGGTGATTGGATGGCGTTCAATGCAGCGTCTCTTGCCCTTGCCTTCCCTGCtaatcaataaagaaaagtaattattaCAGGTAGAAAACTAAACATGCGATCAtgatgcattaaacagttttgtGCAGAAAAATTTGATGAGAACACTGAAATCGAGTATTATATCATGAATGAAGCAGGTGTTTAGAGAACAAAATGGAAAGTACCACAACTCTAGAAATTGATAAAAGAAATGCATATATAACAATGTTTCTCATTTTCTACTTTTTAAGACTTATGGCTGCAAAGAAATTCAGAAGGTGGCAGCTACAAGGTAAATATAGGCATGAAAAACAACAGAAACTAACATTGGCAGCTACAAGGTAAATATAGGCATGAAAAACAACAGAAACTAACATTCAtgcataagaaaaaataatattggggCTTCAGTTAAATAAAGAACAGGGCATGGCCAATTCCAAAACATACAACGTAACGTTTAGGATAGGCTTCTTTATATCCCTTCAAAAGATAAAGGCTGGTTTCCATAGTTGAGTTCTTTAAAATCAATAGAAGAGAATTAATGAGGCATGAAGACATATGTTATCATAAGCCTAGCCTAAGACATTCAAAGATAATATGAAACTGAATCAAATTTAAAGAGTCATTATATTTTAAGCTGAAAATCCAAATTATTCTCCTGCCATTTTtcatcataaaacaaaagcacGCTTTATATAGGATTGTAAATGATGACAGAtccattataaataaaagaggCAAAAAACTGAGACATGAAACCCTTCTCTCAtttgatcaaagaaaaaaaaatattgatgcttTGTCTTTAATTACTTTTGCTATGGTTTTGTAGCAATTCCTTTTCCATTTGTAAATCTTCTCCATATTGAAACAAGGGGTTGTAGCTAGATCAATTGGACTCTAAATACAAATCATGCAGAACAACCCTTGCAATCAAAAGATAGCAAGCaaccatgcaaaaaaaaaaaatatataggggTTTTGCTCCTACATGTTACCCAAAATAAATCTAGGAATTGATCGAACCAGGGCTTTGGAAGTAGAATTAGAGATTCAGGAGCTGTTTGATGGTTTTACACGAGGATTCATATTTGTTCACCTTGAAGTGGTAAACAACAAGCATGTTGGGAATGAACACAGAAGACAAGAAGAAATGAGCAAGAAGATATAATACATTAATCCCTAATCAAAGGAATTTTTACTCATAACAGACAAAAGGAACCCTAACATACAGGAGCCGCAGAAACTTGCTCACAGCTCTCAAATGAGAACCAGCACAATCTACACTAAATCACTTGTGGGGCATGGCCTATAAAACCGTTTAACACTCATCTCCATCGGACATTGTATCAGGACCTCATCCAATATAACCCATAAATagctaaaactaaaaatatttgaaaatagcAAGTTCTGTCATTGGGATCTTTTACTTACCGGTTGCAGTTCCTATTCCCAAAAGAGAAGAACCTGCATCTTTCATAATAGCTCGAACATCAGCAAAATCTACATTCACCAGACCTGGCACCTGTAGAAGAAAAATTTCTCACCATTATGAGAGGAAAAGGCAAAAACACTGCTGAATATGGTTGACAAAGGAAAGGAATAAGAGACAGGAGACAGAGGCCTAGAGACATGggataaaaccaaaaaaccttATCAGATGACTATAGCAACCTGGAAAAATAATCTTTTGGGGGGATTTGATAAGTATAAACCTTATTCAACAGAAAATGCTGCTAGAATTACCATAAATGAAGGGGAATGTAAGGATATATGGGAGGCAGAAGACAAATTTACCAGAAAAGGTGTTCACTTCAAAGAATAATACACCACACACAAACCCACCCACATACACGGAATTTGCATATTCATGTGAATGCTTGCGTCCCAATACAACTCTATAAACACAAGCACTTATTTCTGTATGAAGACCACACTAGTACATGTTATAATTTGATGGTATGAAATAAGAAGATGAATGATAGCAGTAAGAATAGATGCAACAATCAATTATGAAAGCACTTAAACACATTATCGACAATGACAAAccatgaaaccaaaaaaaatgggTGATGACCATCTAagtgataaaaaatacaaagattttaaGATAGAATGGATGGAGTAGATCTTGTCCCCCAAGTGAAGGTGTCAGGTTCAAATCCCCCACTTGAGAGAATTCTACAAGTTTGGGTGGGATGGGAAAAATGCAGAAGTAGAGAGAAAAGACTACAGATGTTAGTTCAGAAAAAAAGGTCTttatatttacaaaattaaGGCCTGTAACATTGGCAAAGCAAATTGAACTTCAAAACAGTAAATAAATACTGAATTGTGCATGATTCACAACCTCATGGTCATGGAGTGGCGTGTTAGCATGTAAGCACCACATGACtgagaattaattttaacaactaGAAAAGAAATCACATGAAGCCAAAGATACAAACTAATTTAACATTTCTCTTTAGTCATTCTATACCATAATGATGTCAGAGATGCCACGAACACCTTGCCGAAGTATATCATCAGCCAAGTTAAATGCCTCTGTCACTGGGGTTGATAGAGAAACAGCAGTCAGTAACTTGTCATTAGGAATAACAATTAATGTGTCAACATTGTTTCTCAGAGCAGCAATTCCCTCCTGAGCTTGAACAGCACGTCTTCGGCCCTCAAAGGAGAATGGTGTTGTCACAATACCAACAGTCAATATTCCCATGGACTTTGCAACACTAGCAATCACTGGAGCCCCACCAGTGCCGGTTCCTCCACCCATCCCAGCCTACAGATTTAAGGCATCAATGAGATAtcataacaaaatgaaaaagagtAGCAATTATCAGGAAATACTGTGACCTATTTGTAACACTTAGGAAGAACTACATGGAGATAAACAATAAAGGGAACCCTCAATCGAATAAAGAAGATGTACAACAATAGTTCAGGCCTGATTTAACAT includes:
- the LOC133680040 gene encoding cell division protein FtsZ homolog 2-2, chloroplastic-like isoform X3 — protein: MATCVSPPFTPSGTQISVGRRISTENRIGKTVTFKRFDKKNGSCGAYERNVFSIPQIRCSVNSHNISPNHSKDSFLDLHPEVSMLRSDANDTYSCLRKETSGVNVTESSGDSSFMSNYNEAKIKVIGVGGGGSNAVNRMIESSLTGVDFWIVNTDIQAMKMSPVLPENRLQVGKELTRGLGAGGNPDVGMNAANESKAAIEEALYGADMVFITAGMGGGTGTGGAPVIASVAKSMGILTVGIVTTPFSFEGRRRAVQAQEGIAALRNNVDTLIVIPNDKLLTAVSLSTPVTEAFNLADDILRQGVRGISDIIMVPGLVNVDFADVRAIMKDAGSSLLGIGTATAGKARARDAALNAIQSPLLDIGIERATGIVWNITGGTDLTLFEVNAAAEVIYDLVDPTANLIFGAVIDPSLTGQVSITLIATGFNRRNEGEGKRAHGDVPLGINRRPSYAEGGSVEIPEFLRKKGRSLFPRI
- the LOC133680040 gene encoding cell division protein FtsZ homolog 2-2, chloroplastic-like isoform X1 is translated as MATCVSPPFTPSGTQISVGRRISTENRIGKTVTFKRFDKKNGSCGAYERNVFSIPQIRCSVNSHNISPNHSKDSFLDLHPEVSMLRSDANDTYSCLRKETSGVNVTESSGDSSFMSNYNEAKIKVIGVGGGGSNAVNRMIESSLTGVDFWIVNTDIQAMKMSPVLPENRLQVGKELTRGLGAGGNPDVGMNAANESKAAIEEALYGADMVFITAGMGGGTGTGGAPVIASVAKSMGILTVGIVTTPFSFEGRRRAVQAQEGIAALRNNVDTLIVIPNDKLLTAVSLSTPVTEAFNLADDILRQGVRGISDIIMVPGLVNVDFADVRAIMKDAGSSLLGIGTATAGKARARDAALNAIQSPLLDIGIERATGIVWNITGGTDLTLFEVNAAAEVIYDLVDPTANLIFGAVIDPSLTGQVSITLIATGFNRRNEGEGKGTQRAHGDVPLGINRRPSYAEGGSVEIPEFLRKKGRSLFPRI
- the LOC133680040 gene encoding cell division protein FtsZ homolog 2-2, chloroplastic-like isoform X2, with the protein product MATCVSPPFTPSGTQISVGRRISTENRIGKTVTFKRFDKKNGSCGAYERNVFSIPQIRCSVNSHNISPNHSKDSFLDLHPEVSMLRSDANDTYSCLRKETSGVNVTESSGDSSFMSNYNEAKIKVIGVGGGGSNAVNRMIESSLTGVDFWIVNTDIQAMKMSPVLPENRLQVGKELTRGLGAGGNPDVGMNAANESKAAIEEALYGADMVFITAGMGGGTGTGGAPVIASVAKSMGILTVGIVTTPFSFEGRRRAVQAQEGIAALRNNVDTLIVIPNDKLLTAVSLSTPVTEAFNLADDILRQGVRGISDIIMVPGLVNVDFADVRAIMKDAGSSLLGIGTATGKARARDAALNAIQSPLLDIGIERATGIVWNITGGTDLTLFEVNAAAEVIYDLVDPTANLIFGAVIDPSLTGQVSITLIATGFNRRNEGEGKGTQRAHGDVPLGINRRPSYAEGGSVEIPEFLRKKGRSLFPRI
- the LOC133680040 gene encoding cell division protein FtsZ homolog 2-1, chloroplastic-like isoform X4, with the translated sequence MATCVSPPFTPSGTQISVGRRISTENRIGKTVTFKRFDKKNGSCGAYERNVFSIPQIRCSVNSHNISPNHSKDSFLDLHPEVSMLRSDANDTYSCLRKETSGVNVTESSGDSSFMSNYNEAKIKVIGVGGGGSNAVNRMIESSLTGVDFWIVNTDIQAMKMSPVLPENRLQVGKELTRGLGAGGNPDVGMNAANESKAAIEEALYGADMVFITAGMGGGTGTGGAPVIASVAKSMGILTVGIVTTPFSFEGRRRAVQAQEGIAALRNNVDTLIVIPNDKLLTAVSLSTPVTEAFNLADDILRQGVRGISDIIMVPGLVNVDFADVRAIMKDAGSSLLGIGTATAGKARARDAALNAIQSPLLDIGIERATGIVWNITGGTDLTLFEVNAAAEVIYDLVDPTANLIFGAVIDPSLTGQVNLPINL